In Nitrospira sp., one DNA window encodes the following:
- the tolB gene encoding Tol-Pal system beta propeller repeat protein TolB — protein MTFRAVVFVILCVSIGVAWIIESGAADVFLEATRPDFQKIPLGIVAIENVGGLESPEGRVKLGTRIEEVLKADVRRSQVFALVDLPSLGVKVAQLGAEPDASFKQAAENGVSVIVWGKAGIKNGSKDADLSMDGYVYDTGSNEVVGGKRYVGSTSVVRLMAHRFADELVFRYTGEPGIARTKIAYVSELGTARELFVMDYDGYEPRQLTADGFLNLMPRWSPDRRFLVFTTYRNRNTQDIDMIELATGKRWTLVAQGGLNITPVFSPDGNALAYASSHEGNAELYRLDTRTKAVQRLTTNAAGDLSPSWSPSGREIAFTSDRGGGPQIFLMSADGSNVRRLTFDGDYNAAPAWSPRGNWIAYVCRTSKKEYKLCVITPDGQKHLQLTTGLGVDDSPSWSPDGRHLVFSSTVDGKSQIYMINADGKDLERITFIGTHNSAPSWSPAS, from the coding sequence AGAAGATTCCACTAGGGATCGTCGCGATTGAAAACGTGGGTGGATTGGAATCACCCGAGGGACGTGTGAAGCTGGGTACGCGTATCGAAGAAGTACTCAAGGCGGATGTGCGACGCTCGCAGGTCTTCGCACTTGTCGATTTGCCGAGTCTTGGCGTCAAGGTCGCTCAGCTCGGGGCAGAGCCTGATGCTTCTTTCAAACAAGCCGCCGAGAACGGGGTATCAGTCATTGTCTGGGGTAAGGCGGGAATCAAGAATGGTAGCAAGGACGCCGATCTCAGTATGGATGGGTACGTGTATGATACGGGCAGCAACGAAGTCGTGGGAGGGAAGCGATATGTCGGCTCGACATCGGTGGTCCGCCTCATGGCCCATCGTTTTGCCGATGAGTTGGTCTTTCGCTATACGGGAGAACCGGGAATCGCCCGGACGAAGATCGCCTATGTCTCGGAGCTGGGAACGGCTCGCGAGTTATTCGTGATGGATTACGATGGATACGAGCCTCGTCAGTTGACTGCCGACGGGTTCTTGAACCTGATGCCTCGTTGGTCGCCGGACCGACGGTTTTTAGTTTTCACGACGTACCGTAATCGGAACACGCAGGATATCGACATGATCGAGCTTGCCACAGGAAAACGGTGGACACTCGTCGCGCAAGGAGGGTTGAACATCACTCCGGTTTTCTCTCCCGATGGGAATGCGCTGGCCTACGCCTCAAGCCATGAAGGAAACGCCGAGTTATATCGTTTGGATACCCGTACGAAAGCCGTTCAGAGACTCACCACGAATGCGGCCGGGGACTTATCTCCCTCGTGGTCTCCCTCGGGGCGCGAGATTGCATTTACGTCCGATCGAGGCGGCGGACCACAAATTTTCCTTATGAGCGCGGATGGATCCAACGTGCGTCGCTTGACGTTCGATGGAGACTACAACGCGGCGCCGGCCTGGTCTCCTCGAGGAAATTGGATCGCCTACGTGTGCAGGACTTCCAAGAAAGAGTACAAACTGTGTGTGATCACCCCCGATGGCCAGAAACATCTTCAATTAACCACAGGACTGGGAGTGGATGATTCTCCGTCCTGGTCTCCGGATGGTCGGCATCTAGTCTTCAGCTCGACGGTGGACGGGAAGAGTCAGATCTACATGATCAATGCGGACGGTAAAGATCTCGAGCGCATTACATTTATCGGAACTCACAATAGCGCACCGTCCTGGTCTCCGGCATCGTAA
- the pal gene encoding peptidoglycan-associated lipoprotein Pal: MKTSPASCLPLILGIIVLGIPACSKKAVRSGGDTQALQEEMARGEMAKGGAKEGTSSSFPDTSFSGREDANSLRGLDRNPSEERLAGNGGNGGSQGGAGRSNGVIAKADSGAAARQLAEIRAEQVASVAAGLRDVFFAYDSFSITDEGRHALSGNAEWARSNPYAQLKIEGHCDERGTSAYNLVLGEKRAKAVRNYLVELGVVPTHLSVVSYGKERPFCTEHTESCYSQNRRGHLVVKTGK; the protein is encoded by the coding sequence ATGAAAACGTCGCCAGCCAGCTGCTTGCCGTTGATTCTTGGTATCATCGTGCTGGGAATTCCAGCCTGCTCGAAGAAGGCGGTCCGATCAGGAGGAGATACCCAGGCTTTGCAGGAAGAGATGGCCAGAGGAGAGATGGCTAAGGGGGGGGCCAAAGAAGGAACCAGTTCAAGTTTTCCCGATACGTCGTTCTCTGGGCGTGAGGATGCGAATAGCCTACGAGGGTTGGATCGCAATCCTTCCGAAGAGCGGTTAGCGGGAAATGGCGGCAATGGAGGTAGTCAAGGCGGTGCCGGCCGCTCTAACGGGGTGATCGCAAAAGCAGATTCCGGCGCGGCCGCTCGCCAGTTGGCTGAAATTCGTGCGGAGCAGGTGGCGTCCGTGGCGGCTGGACTTCGGGATGTCTTTTTCGCGTACGATAGCTTTTCGATCACCGATGAGGGACGCCATGCCCTTTCCGGCAATGCGGAATGGGCCAGATCGAATCCGTACGCACAGCTGAAAATCGAAGGACATTGTGACGAGCGGGGCACCTCAGCCTATAATTTGGTGCTGGGTGAAAAGCGCGCGAAGGCTGTTCGGAATTATCTCGTTGAACTGGGGGTGGTCCCCACTCATTTGTCGGTCGTTTCCTACGGCAAAGAACGGCCGTTCTGCACGGAACATACGGAATCTTGCTACTCGCAGAATCGCCGTGGACATCTCGTTGTCAAGACAGGGAAGTAA